From Amphiprion ocellaris isolate individual 3 ecotype Okinawa chromosome 10, ASM2253959v1, whole genome shotgun sequence, one genomic window encodes:
- the dusp12 gene encoding dual specificity protein phosphatase 12 yields the protein MLLVDPGLFIGTAADLNDIQALKNAGVSHILSVDSADPGPLLPADGGFCRKWINVLDEATSDLLSHMDDCFLFLQEAVDGGRAALVHCQAGRSRSAAMVTAYLMKKHQLGFTEAYNRLKSVKQDVQVNSGFEEQLGLYEEMQCKVDSSSPLYKQYRLTKITEKYPELQQVPREVFAVDPAQSSSSGVSYRCRKCRRTLFRDSSVLSHPVGDGASAFSHKKSSNLTGDVQCTSYFIEPVQWMEQALLGVMDGQLLCPKCSSKLGSFSWCGDQCSCGRWVTPAFQLHRNRVDEIRQLNIQK from the exons ATGCTCCTGGTGGATCCTGGTCTCTTCATCGGCACTGCAGCTGACCTCAACGACATCCAGGCCTTAAAGAACGCTGGCGTCTCTCACATCCTGTCGGTGGACTCTGCAGATCCTGGAcctctgctgcctgctgatggAGGATTCTGCAGGAAGTGGATCAACGTTTTGGACGAGGCGACGTCTGACCTGCTGAGTCACATGGACGACTGTTTCCTGTTCCTTCAGGAGGCTGTGGATGGAGGCCGGGCGGCTCTGGTTCACTG tcaGGCTGGTCGGAGTCGCAGTGCTGCCATGGTAACGGCTTATCTGATGAAGAAACACCAGCTGGGCTTCACTGAGGCTTACAACAGACTGAAAAGTGTCAAACAGGACGTACA ggTCAACAGCGGCTTCGAGGAGCAGCTTGGTCTCTATGAGGAGATGCAGTGTAAAGTAGATTCATCCAGTCCTCTGTACAAACAGTACAGACTGACCAAGATCACTGAGAAGTATCctg agctgcagcaggttcCCAGGGAGGTGTTTGCCGTGGACCCGGCCCAGTCCAGCTCCTCTGGAGTGTCCTACAGATGCAGGAAGTGCAG ACGAACTCTGTTCCGTGACTCCagtgttctcagtcatccagtaGGAGACGGAGCTTCAGCATTCAGTCACAAGAAGTCCAGTAACCTCACTG GAGACGTCCAGTGTACGTCGTACTTCATAGAGCCAGTGCAGTGGATGGAACAAGCCTTACTGGGAGTGATGGATGGACAG ctgctGTGTCCTAAGTGCAGCTCGAAGCTCGGCTCGTTCAGCTGGTGTGGAGATCAGTGTTCCTGCGGCCGCTGGGTGACTCCTGCCTTCCAGCTGCATCGAAACAGAGTCGACGAGATCCGACAGCTGAACATACAGAAATAA